A single genomic interval of Puntigrus tetrazona isolate hp1 chromosome 1, ASM1883169v1, whole genome shotgun sequence harbors:
- the si:ch211-133l11.10 gene encoding rho-related GTP-binding protein RhoU — protein MPSQDGVNEDDGPPPVPPRAAPQRHSPASAAAPERRVKCVLVGDAAVGKTSLIISYTTNGYPAEHVPTAFDNFTARVVVDGRPVQLQLCDMAGQDEFERLRPLCYREADVFLLCYSAVLPSSFRSVATRWAPEVHRLCPGVPIILVGTQSDLQEDVQVLIRLADGREKPVSGDEARLCARSIGAVTFVECSALTQKNLKEVFDGAILASMRHAEEAARPRTHTLRDKTPDKIKQLSETWWRKLSCVQSFDLQ, from the exons ATGCCGTCGCAGGACGGGGTGAATGAAGACGACGGTCCGCCTCCGGTTCCACCGCGAGCGGCTCCTCAGCGACACTCACCGGCGTCCGCCGCCGCGCCTGAGCGCCGGGTCAAGTGCGTGCTGGTCGGGGACGCGGCGGTGGGTAAAACGAGCCTGATCATCAGCTACACCACTAACGGATATCCGGCAGAACACGTTCCCACCGCCTTTGACAACTTCACAG CTAGGGTTGTGGTGGACGGAAGACCAGTTCAACTTCAACTGTGTGATATGGCAGGACAG GACGAGTTTGAGCGGCTCCGTCCGCTCTGTTACCGCGAAGCCGACGTCTTCCTGCTCTGCTACAGCGCGGTTCTTCCGTCGTCCTTCAGGAGCGTGGCGACCCGCTGGGCCCCCGAGGTCCATCGCCTGTGTCCGGGCGTTCCCATCATCCTCGTGGGCACCCAGAGCGACCTGCAGGAGGACGTCCAGGTGCTGATCCGCCTCGCCGACGGCCGGGAGAAACCGGTGAGCGGAGACGAGGCCCGGCTGTGCGCCCGGAGCATCGGCGCCGTCACGTTTGTCGAATGCTCAGCGCTGACGCAGAAGAACCTGAAGGAGGTGTTCGACGGAGCCATCCTGGCCAGCATGAGGCACGCGGAGGAGGCCGCGCGGCCGAGGACGCACACGCTCAGAGACAAAACTCCTGATAAAATCAAGCAGCTCTCAGAAACATGGTGGAGGAAACTGAGCTGCGTCCAGAGCTTTGACCTTCAGTGA
- the dla gene encoding delta-like protein A translates to MGRYLLLLFSIMYMLLCQASSSGVFELKLQEFLNKKGVQGNKNCCKGGLTAPYQQCECKTFFRICLKHYQPNASPEPPCTYGGTVTPVLGSNSFQVPDTLPDGSFTNPIRMNFGFTWPGTFSLIIEAVHADSKEDLTTESPERIISTMTTQRHLTVGEDWSQDLHSVGRTELKYSYRFVCDEHYYGEGCSVFCRPRDDAFGHFTCGERGEIICDAGWKGQYCTEPICLPGCDEEHGFCEKPGECKCRVGFKGRYCDECIRYPGCLHGTCQQPWQCNCQEGWGGLFCNQDLNYCTHHKPCLNGATCSNTGQGSYTCSCRPGFTGASCETEVNECTGNPCRNGGSCTDMENTYSCTCPPGFYGNNCELSAMTCADGPCFNGGRCADNPDGGYFCQCPTGYAGFNCEKKIDHCSSSPCSNGARCVDLVNSYLCQCPEGFTGMNCDRAGDECSLYPCQNGGTCQEGASGYICTCPPGYTGRNCSSPVSRCQHNPCHNGASCHERNNRYVCACVPGYGGRNCQFLLPDRASQIAGDVPWTAVGSGVLLVLLLVVACAVVVVCVRSKVQQRRRDREEEVANGENETINNLTNNCHRDKDLAVSVVGAAPLKNINKKIDFHTDHDDLSMTTEMEKRSYKTRHAPADYNLVHEVKYEVKHEVKLEHTGKEMAAKELSESCEDVKCQSLQDSSEFEEKRRKRLKSDASEKSKYSESRYSESKYSESKYSESKYSESKYSDSLYSESACASACASASTSACVDTKYKSVMVMSEEKDECVIATEV, encoded by the exons atggGACGCTACTTACTGTTGCTCTTCTCCATCATGTACATGCTGCTCTGCCAG GCGTCTTCCTCAGGCGTCTTCGAGCTGAAGTTGCAGGAGTTTTTGAACAAGAAGGGTGTGCAAGGCAACAAGAACTGCTGTAAAGGTGGACTGACCGCACCGTACCAGCAGTGCGAGTGCAAGACTTTTTTCCGCATCTGCTTAAAACATTATCAGCCCAATGCATCCCCGGAGCCGCCCTGCACCTACGGAGGCACCGTCACCCCCGTGCTGGGCTCCAACTCTTTCCAAGTGCCAGATACCTTACCGGACGGCTCTTTCACCAATCCCATCCGGATGAATTTCGGTTTCACGTGGCCG GGAACCTTTTCTCTGATCATCGAAGCAGTGCACGCTGATTCCAAAGAGGATCTGACGACAG AAAGTCCAGAGCGCATCATCAGCACCATGACCACACAGCGGCACTTGACTGTGGGCGAGGACTGGTCTCAGGACCTGCACAGTGTGGGTCGAACCGAGCTTAAGTACTCCTACCGCTTTGTGTGTGATGAGCACTACTATGGCGAGGGATGCTCAGTATTCTGCCGGCCCAGAGATGATGCATTCGGTCATTTCACCTGCGGAGAACGTGGAGAAATCATCTGCGATGCCGGGTGGAAGGGCCAGTACTGCACAGAAC CAATTTGCCTTCCGGGATGCGACGAGGAACATGGCTTCTGCGAGAAACCTGGAGAGTGCAA GTGCCGAGTGGGCTTTAAAGGCCGCTACTGTGATGAGTGCATACGTTACCCAGGATGCCTTCATGGAACCTGCCAGCAACCATGGCAATGCAACTGCCAGGAAGGCTGGGGTGGCCTCTTCTGCAACCAAG ATCTGAACTACTGCACACATCATAAGCCCTGCCTGAATGGAGCCACTTGTAGTAACACTGGTCAGGGCAGCTACACCTGTTCCTGTCGGCCAGGATTCACAGGAGCCAGCTGTGAGACCGAGGTCAACGAATGCACAGGAAACCCCTGCCGCAATGGAGGAAGTTGCACT GACATGGAGAACACCTACAGCTGTACTTGTCCACCTGGTTTTTATGGCAACAACTGCGAACTTAGTGCCATGACATGTGCGGATGGGCCATGCTTTAATGGTGGACGCTGCGCCGACAACCCCGATGGTGGCTACTTCTGCCAGTGTCCCACTGGATACGCAGGGTTCAACTGCGAGAAGAAGATCGACCATTGCTCCTCCAGTCCATGCTCTAACG GTGCACGCTGTGTTGATCTGGTGAACTCATATCTGTGCCAGTGTCCCGAAGGGTTCACGGGCATGAACTGCGATCGTGCTGGGGACGAGTGCTCGCTGTACCCCTGCCAAAATGGCGGGACTTGTCAGGAAGGAGCCAGCGGTTACATCTGCACATGCCCACCTGGATACACCGGACGGAACTGCAGCTCACCTGTGAGCCGCTGCCAACACAACCCCTGCCATAATGGCGCCTCCTGCCACGAGAGGAACAACCGCTACGTGTGTGCCTGCGTTCCGGGATATGGAGGACGCAATTGCCAGTTCTTGCTTCCAGACAGAGCATCCCAAATCGCTGGTGACGTTCCCTGGACTGCCGTGGGATCGGGGGTCCTGCTGGTGCTGTTGCTGGTTGTCGCATGCGCTGTGGTGGTGGTTTGCGTTCGCTCTAAGGTTCAGCAGCGCCGACGGGATAGGGAGGAGGAGGTCGCCAACGGAGAAAATGAAACGATCAACAACCTCACAAACAACTGTCACCGAGACAAAGACCTGGCCGTGAGCGTCGTCGGGGCAGCACCTTTAAAGAACATCAACAAGAAGATCGATTTTCACACCGATCACGACGACTTGAGCATGACAACAGAGATGGAGAAGAGGAGCTACAAGACACGGCATGCGCCTGCAGACTACAACCTGGTTCATGAAGTAAAATACGAGGTGAAGCACGAGGTGAAACTGGAGCACACTGGGAAGGAGATGGCGGCGAAGGAGTTGTCTGAGAGCTGTGAGGATGTAAAGTGCCAATCTCTGCAGGACTCTTCTGAATTTGAGGAGAAGCGCAGGAAACGTCTGAAAAG CGATGCATCAGAAAAGTCAAAATATTCAGAGTCGAGGTATTCTGAATCAAAGTATTCTGAATCAAAGTACTCAGAATCGAAGTATTCAGAATCAAAGTATTCCGATTCGCTGTATTCCGAGTCAGCATGTGCGTCGGCATGTGCATCGGCATCCACGTCGGCTTGTGTCGACACCAAATACAAATCCGTCATGGTGATGTCGGAGGAAAAAGATGAATGTGTAATTGCAACTGAG GTGTAA